The Bacteroidales bacterium genome window below encodes:
- a CDS encoding NADH-quinone oxidoreductase subunit F — translation MVNPIFIVAIALGAAFLIGLGTSKMLNISRGFMLLAVAAMAAISGSWLYGLYNGSLQGIDVFTAGFKPPFAINLRMTMNEAFLTFMINFFGLMSAIYLWDSLKAAGKYAHSIFLIFLLGLNVAVMTRDIFNLFVFLEITSIATSAMVIYTQTLKSTSAGFKYMIASSIISGLLLLGIVFAYTFGGTLNIDFMGNIQMIKGGFIALFLILIALVLESKPFLANGWALDMYDSANHAVGAMFSAISAPAIIFVIYKVMPIMPTPWHTIIGLLGVVTFIGSNFVGIRQTQVRRMLGYSSVAQAGLLLTVVSISEYLGDKFMFIVLGLLLTNYFAKAGLFWIGGVIGSDNFKDWTLLRSKPIMFLLFGVFVFALAGFPPFPAFFAKWDLIMQLAASGGWWWIALILLGSIFELVYLLRWFNTVFRQDETTPESFHCTWNKRFTILLLGASFLFVSALFIYYLHFDFLLVVLPLIVIAALFVIDVMPIFVKNSITIASIAIYAWKVYPLIADDWLKMMFAAIFLIGGLLTLIPGYSFKGRRLGFYPFAAMTIFGLFMLVSAQTNLIFFMGWELMALGSFILILRGKNAEIPAFRYLMFSAGGAYLLLAAFALITAFADGTYFAAISGHFTHVSITFVLLIFGFLTKAAAIGLHIWIPDAYAEAEDDATPLISGVLINAGVLGLILTVFAFGRINIGHINLYYWLGWMGALTAVAGNMLAIYEEDMKRLIAYSSMAAMGYIIFALSINTKLGILIALYYTVLHFLYKTLLFLSAAGVAYRTKTHLMYQMGGLIKTMPISFIAVLIGIIVAAGMPPLAGFAGKWMFYNAVVMKGWYLQGLLVFFSGIVAFLYLYKLIASVFLGQIKDNLRKVKEAPMGFIIPQVVLLVVLMILSVQPNLLLQPLSQVIPDKVIGEGLQWDGNLAFTTFGYWNAFAIMSVVVIMFAILFLWLYVNSRKAQKVKQFNIVFAAERPFRPETTHVSYNMFAGYNKALGFMVHPLATKFWNGLSNLCEAIADKVRSWYNGDGQVYAIHLLVYALIVYLSLFGGNIL, via the coding sequence ATGGTAAATCCAATTTTTATTGTAGCGATTGCATTGGGTGCAGCTTTTCTTATTGGCTTAGGCACCTCTAAAATGCTAAACATTAGCAGAGGATTTATGCTATTGGCAGTTGCCGCTATGGCAGCTATTTCAGGGTCATGGTTGTATGGGCTCTACAACGGAAGCCTTCAAGGAATCGATGTGTTTACAGCAGGGTTTAAGCCACCTTTTGCTATTAACCTTAGAATGACCATGAATGAAGCATTTCTGACTTTTATGATTAACTTCTTTGGTTTAATGTCGGCTATTTATTTGTGGGATTCATTGAAAGCAGCCGGAAAATATGCACATTCCATATTCCTGATATTTTTGTTAGGCTTGAATGTAGCTGTGATGACCAGAGATATTTTTAATTTATTTGTGTTCCTCGAAATTACTTCTATTGCAACATCGGCAATGGTTATTTACACACAAACATTAAAATCTACTTCGGCAGGTTTTAAATATATGATAGCTTCATCGATTATTTCAGGATTGTTGCTTTTGGGAATTGTGTTTGCTTATACTTTTGGAGGCACATTGAATATTGATTTTATGGGCAATATCCAAATGATAAAAGGTGGATTTATTGCTTTGTTCTTAATTTTGATAGCACTTGTTTTAGAATCAAAACCCTTCTTGGCTAACGGTTGGGCTTTAGACATGTACGATTCGGCTAATCATGCTGTTGGAGCCATGTTTTCGGCTATTTCGGCACCTGCTATTATTTTTGTAATTTATAAAGTGATGCCGATTATGCCAACTCCTTGGCATACTATTATAGGATTGTTGGGAGTTGTAACTTTTATCGGTTCTAACTTTGTTGGTATTCGCCAGACTCAAGTTCGTCGAATGTTGGGATATTCATCTGTTGCACAAGCTGGCTTACTTTTAACCGTTGTATCTATAAGCGAATATCTTGGCGATAAATTTATGTTCATTGTTCTTGGGTTATTATTAACGAATTATTTTGCAAAAGCAGGCTTATTTTGGATTGGAGGAGTGATTGGCTCCGATAACTTTAAAGATTGGACATTGCTTCGTTCTAAACCTATTATGTTTTTATTATTTGGTGTTTTTGTTTTTGCTTTAGCTGGCTTTCCTCCATTTCCTGCATTTTTTGCAAAATGGGATTTAATTATGCAATTAGCAGCTTCAGGTGGATGGTGGTGGATAGCATTAATTTTATTGGGAAGCATTTTCGAATTGGTTTATTTGCTACGTTGGTTTAATACTGTATTTCGTCAAGATGAAACAACTCCCGAATCATTTCATTGTACATGGAATAAACGCTTTACTATTTTGTTATTAGGTGCAAGTTTCTTGTTTGTTTCTGCTCTGTTTATTTATTATCTGCATTTCGATTTTCTTTTAGTTGTCTTACCTCTCATTGTTATTGCTGCTTTGTTTGTTATAGATGTGATGCCAATTTTTGTTAAAAATTCTATAACAATTGCATCGATTGCTATTTATGCATGGAAAGTATATCCTTTAATTGCCGATGATTGGTTAAAAATGATGTTTGCAGCAATTTTCTTGATAGGTGGTTTATTAACACTTATCCCCGGTTATAGTTTTAAAGGCAGACGTTTGGGCTTTTATCCTTTTGCTGCAATGACCATATTTGGACTTTTTATGCTGGTATCGGCTCAAACTAATTTGATTTTCTTTATGGGTTGGGAGTTAATGGCATTAGGTTCATTTATTTTGATACTAAGAGGCAAAAATGCTGAAATTCCTGCGTTTAGATATTTAATGTTTTCCGCAGGCGGTGCTTATTTACTTTTAGCAGCTTTTGCACTAATTACAGCTTTTGCAGATGGAACTTACTTCGCTGCTATCAGCGGACATTTTACACACGTTAGCATCACTTTTGTATTGCTTATCTTTGGTTTTCTAACTAAAGCTGCTGCTATTGGTTTGCATATTTGGATTCCCGATGCTTATGCCGAAGCCGAAGACGATGCCACTCCTTTAATATCGGGTGTTTTAATAAATGCTGGAGTTTTAGGGTTAATTCTTACTGTATTTGCTTTTGGGAGAATAAACATTGGACATATAAATCTATATTATTGGTTAGGTTGGATGGGTGCATTAACGGCAGTCGCCGGTAATATGCTTGCTATATACGAAGAAGATATGAAACGACTTATAGCGTATTCGAGTATGGCAGCTATGGGTTATATTATTTTTGCATTGTCAATCAATACTAAGTTGGGTATTTTAATAGCTCTGTATTATACCGTTCTTCATTTCTTGTATAAAACTTTGTTGTTTTTATCGGCAGCCGGAGTTGCTTATAGAACTAAAACGCATTTGATGTATCAAATGGGAGGCTTGATAAAAACCATGCCAATATCGTTTATAGCTGTTCTAATAGGTATTATTGTTGCTGCAGGTATGCCTCCATTAGCAGGATTTGCAGGGAAATGGATGTTTTATAATGCTGTTGTGATGAAAGGATGGTATTTACAAGGTTTGTTGGTATTTTTCTCAGGAATAGTTGCTTTCTTATATTTATACAAACTTATAGCCTCTGTCTTTCTTGGACAAATAAAAGATAATTTGCGTAAAGTAAAAGAAGCACCCATGGGGTTTATCATTCCTCAAGTTGTGTTGTTGGTGGTCTTAATGATATTATCGGTTCAACCTAACTTATTATTGCAACCTTTATCACAAGTTATTCCTGATAAAGTTATAGGCGAAGGCTTACAGTGGGATGGTAATTTGGCATTTACAACTTTTGGTTATTGGAATGCATTTGCCATTATGTCTGTTGTAGTTATAATGTTTGCAATTTTATTCTTGTGGTTATATGTTAATAGTCGTAAAGCTCAGAAAGTTAAGCAATTTAATATTGTATTTGCGGCCGAACGTCCTTTTAGACCCGAAACTACCCATGTTTCATATAATATGTTTGCAGGCTATAACAAGGCGTTAGGTTTTATGGTTCATCCATTGGCTACAAAATTTTGGAATGGTTTATCGAATTTATGCGAAGCTATTGCCGATAAAGTACGTTCATGGTACAATGGCGATGGCCAAGTTTATGCCATTCATTTATTAGTATATGCTCTTATTGTTTATTTAAGCTTATTTGGAGGAAATATTCTATGA
- a CDS encoding cation:proton antiporter subunit C yields the protein MELLTLQNISIVTAFLLMLIGLYGALTTKNILRIIIAFDVFDSGLNLFLVALSYMNNRVAPIIDATTGTENLSSKFVDPIPQALVLTSIVIGVGVTAVMLTYAYKMYKYKNTLNINEYKDARW from the coding sequence ATGGAACTGTTAACTTTACAAAATATCAGCATTGTTACGGCTTTTTTGCTTATGCTGATTGGGCTTTATGGAGCATTGACTACGAAAAATATTTTACGAATCATTATTGCTTTCGATGTGTTCGATAGCGGACTTAATTTGTTTTTAGTAGCCCTTTCGTATATGAATAATCGTGTAGCTCCAATTATCGATGCTACTACAGGCACCGAAAATTTGTCGTCAAAATTTGTTGACCCCATACCTCAAGCATTGGTTCTTACTTCAATTGTGATTGGTGTTGGTGTTACAGCTGTTATGCTGACCTATGCCTATAAAATGTACAAATATAAAAATACACTGAATATTAACGAATATAAAGACGCAAGATGGTAA
- a CDS encoding sodium:proton antiporter, translating to MFKKLFVIALVAGFAVLLWSYLRHYSERTTLNDLSTYYVDNTAREIGAANVVTAIVVTYRGFDTLGEVTILFVAASLIAMFLKSMGKEKSRNARPASLILVTAQKLLFPLILLFGVYIFINGHLTPGGGFQGGSVIATGFLLWLMANPEGHAPQSLLNTIESISGFGYVAAGLFGLILGLGFLDNRFMGLGTLGHLFSAGVIPIIYSFIGLKVGAELSNVLHHLNEIQNEE from the coding sequence ATGTTTAAGAAATTATTTGTCATAGCATTAGTGGCAGGATTTGCCGTTTTGCTTTGGTCGTATCTGCGTCATTATTCCGAACGCACTACGTTGAACGATTTATCAACTTATTATGTTGATAATACAGCTCGCGAAATTGGAGCTGCCAATGTGGTAACTGCTATTGTGGTAACCTACCGTGGTTTCGATACATTGGGCGAAGTTACTATTTTATTTGTAGCTGCAAGTTTAATAGCTATGTTTTTAAAATCAATGGGAAAAGAAAAATCGCGTAATGCTCGTCCTGCTTCGCTTATTTTAGTTACTGCACAAAAACTGCTTTTCCCTCTTATATTGTTATTTGGTGTGTATATTTTCATCAATGGGCACTTAACACCAGGTGGCGGTTTTCAAGGAGGTTCAGTCATTGCAACTGGATTCCTTTTGTGGCTAATGGCTAATCCCGAAGGGCATGCACCTCAAAGTTTGTTAAATACGATTGAAAGTATTTCGGGTTTTGGATATGTAGCTGCCGGATTATTTGGTTTGATTTTAGGTTTGGGCTTCCTCGATAACCGTTTTATGGGTCTGGGTACTTTAGGGCATCTTTTTAGTGCTGGCGTTATACCTATTATATATTCTTTTATTGGATTAAAAGTAGGCGCCGAGCTTTCGAATGTATTGCATCATTTAAACGAAATTCAAAACGAAGAATAA
- a CDS encoding DUF4040 domain-containing protein — MNITIVFALILAIIIVTMAIAVLVVKKIKTAVLVSGVVSLLASIVYLLLASPDVAMTEAAIGSGLTTIIFFYVLNKMRSSDV, encoded by the coding sequence ATGAATATTACCATTGTTTTTGCATTAATACTTGCAATAATCATAGTTACCATGGCAATAGCTGTATTAGTGGTAAAAAAAATTAAAACAGCCGTACTTGTTTCGGGAGTTGTGAGCCTTTTAGCTTCAATTGTTTATTTATTATTAGCATCGCCCGATGTGGCCATGACCGAAGCTGCTATTGGAAGCGGTTTAACAACCATTATATTTTTCTATGTTTTAAATAAAATGAGGAGTTCCGATGTTTAA
- a CDS encoding Na+/H+ antiporter subunit G has translation MVDIIGSLVTLLGAIFVFLGSLGIVRMPDSYNRMQTGTKASTLGTMLTLLGLGIIAPSWLGKVFILIMFVMITNPVSSHTLARAAHFIGIKLTDKTVSDVLADDEKNNKEV, from the coding sequence ATAGTAGATATTATTGGAAGTCTGGTAACACTGCTTGGAGCTATTTTTGTTTTTCTTGGCTCCTTGGGGATTGTACGTATGCCCGATTCATATAACCGAATGCAAACAGGTACTAAGGCAAGTACATTAGGAACAATGCTAACCCTACTCGGACTGGGAATTATAGCTCCATCGTGGTTGGGTAAGGTTTTTATATTGATTATGTTTGTTATGATTACAAATCCCGTGTCGTCGCATACATTGGCAAGAGCTGCACATTTTATCGGAATTAAACTAACCGATAAAACTGTTTCAGACGTTTTAGCCGACGATGAAAAAAATAATAAGGAGGTATAA
- a CDS encoding cation:proton antiporter (subunit F of antiporter complex involved in resistance to high concentrations of Na+, K+, Li+ and/or alkali), with protein sequence MVNTILYTAGGLILIGMLLSLWRFLKGPHMVDRVLAFDVMTVSSIGLIALIAFFSNRIIYMDVALVYGLLSFTGVLVIARYIEKGL encoded by the coding sequence ATGGTTAATACAATTTTATACACAGCAGGCGGCTTAATACTAATAGGTATGCTTTTATCGCTTTGGCGATTTTTAAAGGGTCCGCATATGGTCGATCGTGTTTTAGCTTTCGATGTTATGACGGTTTCGTCTATTGGGTTGATTGCGTTGATTGCCTTTTTTAGCAATCGCATCATATACATGGATGTTGCTTTGGTTTATGGTCTTTTAAGTTTCACCGGCGTGCTGGTTATAGCTCGCTATATAGAGAAAGGGCTTTAA
- a CDS encoding Na+/H+ antiporter subunit E, whose translation MMNYKNIFLTFVLSFLTWLLLNGSLDRDILISGFVIATFISFVFCRKCDVMQYVNLSPKGFLYAFAYVFVFGWALIKSNLDVAFRVIKPSLPINPGIVKVKTKLKTPIGKMMLANSITLTPGTITVDIKDDTLYIHWIDVTSTDIEEATKNIVSSFEKYLEVMYG comes from the coding sequence ATGATGAATTATAAAAACATTTTTTTAACTTTTGTCTTATCTTTTTTGACGTGGCTTTTGCTGAATGGTTCGCTGGATAGGGATATTTTAATTTCGGGTTTTGTCATAGCAACATTTATTTCATTTGTATTTTGCCGTAAATGCGATGTAATGCAATATGTAAATTTAAGCCCGAAAGGTTTTCTTTATGCTTTTGCATATGTTTTTGTTTTTGGATGGGCTTTAATAAAATCTAATTTGGATGTGGCATTTAGAGTTATTAAACCTTCGTTGCCCATTAATCCGGGTATTGTAAAGGTTAAAACCAAACTCAAAACACCGATTGGCAAAATGATGCTTGCCAATTCTATTACCCTCACTCCGGGTACTATAACGGTCGATATAAAAGACGATACTTTATATATCCATTGGATTGATGTTACCAGTACGGATATAGAAGAAGCTACTAAAAACATTGTTTCATCATTCGAAAAATATTTGGAGGTAATGTATGGTTAA
- a CDS encoding Crp/Fnr family transcriptional regulator, protein MDVNEKSCAICGAKSVCFKQLSLLELELADAHRVELKYKKGEHIAKQGSFVTHVLYLQKGLIKIYIETEQENDIILNIFRGGDYIGLPNLFTNAPLQYSVAAIEDSIICAIDKTVIENLVLQNGQFAKTIIQTLNNCTLFHYRRLISASQKQLNGRMADALLHLANQVYHSDTFTLSMTRKELAELAGMSVMSVVRTLKDFAQNKIIAEESNNIFKILDKAKLESYSKYG, encoded by the coding sequence ATGGACGTAAACGAAAAGAGTTGTGCCATTTGTGGTGCCAAGTCGGTATGTTTCAAGCAACTTTCACTGCTTGAACTAGAACTTGCCGATGCTCACAGAGTAGAATTAAAATATAAAAAAGGTGAACATATTGCGAAACAAGGTTCATTTGTAACCCATGTACTTTATTTACAAAAAGGACTTATTAAAATATACATAGAAACGGAACAAGAAAACGACATTATTTTAAACATATTTAGAGGTGGCGATTATATTGGCTTACCCAATTTATTTACCAATGCTCCCCTTCAATACAGTGTAGCAGCTATTGAAGACAGCATTATTTGTGCTATCGATAAAACGGTCATTGAAAATCTTGTTCTTCAAAACGGGCAATTTGCAAAGACCATTATTCAAACCCTTAATAATTGTACACTTTTTCATTATCGCCGTCTTATCTCAGCCTCACAAAAACAACTCAACGGGCGTATGGCCGATGCTCTTTTACATCTTGCCAATCAAGTGTACCATAGTGATACCTTTACACTTTCTATGACCCGAAAAGAACTGGCTGAGCTTGCCGGCATGAGCGTTATGAGTGTTGTAAGAACGCTTAAAGATTTTGCTCAAAACAAAATCATTGCCGAAGAAAGCAATAACATCTTTAAAATACTCGACAAAGCTAAGCTCGAGAGTTACAGTAAATACGGCTAA
- a CDS encoding DUF2520 domain-containing protein encodes MFTLDTPIYIIGSGNIAWNLTKAFTNAQISIRGIWSRNHQAALEISQTFNIPIIEENHLSQLDGIFILAVSDAAIEPVAKKINRQAGIIHTSGSTTIDILNQTHHHAGVFYPLQTFSKHRDVAFNQIPILIEYSNDDIKNILENWTTKLQTQSYFCTSADRIKYHIAAVFACNFVNHMIAQAEYWLEIHQLRFDLLKPLITETIQKAMEQGSRQSQTGPAIRNDQITIEKHLKTLEHYDELKNLYSFVTQSIMSNLKKE; translated from the coding sequence ATGTTTACACTCGACACACCTATTTATATTATTGGTTCAGGTAATATTGCTTGGAACTTGACTAAAGCATTCACAAATGCCCAAATCAGCATTCGTGGAATATGGAGCCGAAACCATCAAGCTGCTCTCGAGATATCCCAAACATTCAACATTCCTATTATAGAAGAAAATCATCTTAGCCAATTAGACGGAATTTTTATTCTTGCAGTTTCTGATGCAGCAATAGAACCGGTAGCAAAAAAAATAAATCGTCAGGCTGGCATCATTCATACTTCGGGAAGCACCACCATCGATATATTAAACCAAACGCACCATCATGCAGGTGTTTTTTATCCGTTACAGACTTTTAGCAAACATAGGGATGTCGCCTTTAATCAGATTCCAATCCTAATCGAATATTCCAATGATGACATAAAAAACATTTTGGAAAACTGGACAACGAAACTGCAAACACAAAGTTATTTTTGCACCTCAGCCGACAGAATAAAATATCACATTGCAGCTGTCTTTGCCTGCAATTTTGTAAACCATATGATAGCACAGGCAGAATATTGGCTCGAAATTCATCAGCTAAGGTTCGATTTATTAAAACCGCTCATTACAGAAACCATACAAAAAGCTATGGAGCAAGGATCTCGCCAATCGCAAACAGGACCTGCTATTCGCAACGACCAAATTACCATTGAAAAACATTTAAAAACACTCGAACATTACGATGAACTAAAAAATTTATATAGCTTTGTAACTCAAAGTATCATGTCAAATTTAAAAAAAGAATGA
- a CDS encoding HAD hydrolase family protein → MNFKEKLINVKAFVFDVDGVFSGNIFLSSNGKQWRSMNIKDGYAVQLAIKKGFPIAIITGGMCDGIRLRFEGLGVKNIYMGSSKKTEAFTHFINSYQLDPQSIMYMGDDIPDYEVMRQVGIPVCPADAAVEIKTISNYISHIKGGEGCVRDVIEQVLRAQGKWFDNESFHW, encoded by the coding sequence ATGAATTTTAAAGAGAAACTTATAAACGTAAAAGCCTTTGTTTTTGATGTTGATGGCGTTTTTTCGGGCAATATTTTTTTATCATCTAATGGCAAACAATGGCGTTCGATGAACATAAAAGATGGCTATGCTGTTCAGTTAGCCATAAAAAAAGGATTTCCCATTGCTATCATTACAGGAGGCATGTGCGATGGTATTCGTCTCCGTTTCGAAGGGTTAGGAGTAAAAAATATTTACATGGGTTCAAGTAAAAAAACAGAAGCGTTTACGCATTTTATCAACTCTTATCAGCTCGATCCCCAAAGCATTATGTACATGGGCGATGATATTCCCGACTACGAAGTTATGAGGCAAGTAGGCATTCCGGTATGTCCTGCCGATGCAGCAGTAGAAATAAAAACTATTTCCAACTATATATCGCACATCAAAGGCGGAGAGGGTTGCGTTCGCGATGTTATCGAACAAGTGCTCCGTGCACAAGGCAAGTGGTTTGATAACGAATCGTTCCATTGGTAA
- a CDS encoding geranylgeranylglycerol-phosphate geranylgeranyltransferase, whose product MKISDILKLIRYKNLLIIALTMYAIRYGIIYPFLHSIAYEIQLDELHFILLVIATVSIAAAGYAINDYFDIRSDITNHPDSVIVGTKIPRRTALTINNLFNFIGVALGFYVAYHIHLTKLGFIFLVVSGLLWFYSSYFKKMLLWGNIIVAAFAALVPLMPVLFEIPLWNDLIGPKRPPVEAKTISVIFFFALGYAYFAFLLTLIREIIKDMEDVQGDMELNRNTIPLTFGIPKSKLFVYALSMITILSIVFIYIIFLKDIYSITYFTLTIIFPLIYLMYKLSKAQAQKEFFKISQQLKWVMFAGILFVSFLWLLL is encoded by the coding sequence ATGAAAATATCAGATATTCTTAAGCTTATCCGTTATAAAAATCTTTTGATTATTGCACTTACAATGTATGCCATTCGCTATGGTATTATTTATCCCTTTTTACATAGTATAGCCTACGAAATTCAATTAGACGAACTACATTTCATATTACTTGTTATTGCCACAGTTTCCATTGCTGCTGCCGGTTATGCCATCAACGATTATTTCGACATCCGTTCCGATATTACCAATCATCCCGATAGTGTAATTGTAGGGACTAAAATACCTCGTCGCACTGCCCTCACCATCAATAATTTATTTAACTTTATCGGCGTTGCTTTAGGATTTTATGTTGCCTACCATATTCATTTAACCAAATTAGGCTTTATTTTCCTTGTAGTTTCGGGTTTACTATGGTTTTACTCCTCGTATTTTAAGAAAATGCTGTTGTGGGGAAACATTATTGTTGCTGCTTTTGCTGCATTAGTCCCTCTCATGCCCGTCTTATTCGAAATTCCTCTTTGGAACGACCTTATCGGTCCTAAAAGACCACCCGTTGAAGCCAAAACCATCAGTGTTATTTTCTTTTTTGCTTTGGGTTATGCCTATTTTGCCTTTTTATTAACGCTTATCCGCGAAATAATCAAAGATATGGAAGATGTTCAAGGCGATATGGAACTTAATCGCAATACTATACCTTTAACTTTTGGCATTCCCAAATCGAAACTTTTTGTATATGCTTTATCGATGATTACGATTTTAAGTATTGTTTTTATTTATATTATTTTTCTTAAAGACATATATTCCATCACTTATTTTACGCTAACCATTATTTTTCCTCTTATTTATTTAATGTATAAATTATCGAAAGCCCAAGCTCAAAAAGAGTTTTTCAAAATTAGCCAACAACTTAAGTGGGTAATGTTTGCTGGAATTTTATTTGTCTCATTTCTTTGGTTGCTTTTGTAA
- the maf gene encoding septum formation protein Maf: protein MLEKLNDYKLLLGSQSPRRRQLMEGAGFKFQLLEPLEVDEIYPPHLKAQEIAIFLAELKANAYQNYITDDKTILITADTIVWLNEKVLGKPITRNDAIQMLNALSDNEHIVYTGVCIKMKEKNKSFFAETKVKFRALSQQEIEYYVDQYKPYDKAGSYGAQEWIGYIAIKEIQGSYFNVMGLPIQMLYTELEKLLTV, encoded by the coding sequence TTGCTCGAAAAATTAAACGACTACAAATTATTATTAGGTTCACAATCACCACGCCGCCGTCAATTAATGGAGGGAGCCGGATTTAAGTTTCAATTACTTGAACCTCTTGAGGTGGACGAAATTTATCCTCCCCATTTAAAAGCACAAGAAATAGCTATTTTTTTGGCAGAATTAAAAGCTAACGCTTATCAAAATTATATAACAGACGATAAAACTATTTTAATCACTGCCGATACCATTGTTTGGCTTAATGAAAAAGTTTTAGGTAAGCCTATAACCCGCAACGATGCTATACAAATGCTAAATGCTCTTTCAGATAACGAACATATTGTTTACACAGGTGTTTGCATTAAAATGAAAGAAAAAAATAAAAGTTTCTTTGCTGAAACAAAAGTAAAATTTCGTGCTTTAAGTCAACAAGAAATAGAGTATTACGTTGATCAATATAAGCCATACGATAAAGCAGGTAGCTACGGAGCTCAAGAATGGATTGGCTACATTGCAATAAAAGAGATACAAGGTTCGTACTTTAATGTTATGGGATTACCTATTCAAATGCTCTACACAGAATTAGAAAAGTTGCTTACCGTCTAA
- a CDS encoding FkbM family methyltransferase, whose amino-acid sequence MKTIRKIIYSILGLRGYLRLISKVYICMIRWGMLKSKYPELFFLKKIVKRGDTCLDIGANVGYYSHFLCKYAGVEGRVYAVEPIPDFRVVLMKNIPSNCRNHYVLFPYALGSEEKKIQMGLPVVGGVIHHGMTHVLDKNEGQTIAKTFEVEMKVPDKLFSDIQKLDFVKCDVEGFEYYVFSNMQETFKKHKPVIQCELGGEQKKATLNLMKSLGYLVYALDNDQLKPLSDSEALQYSNDVYFVHHENRPKTF is encoded by the coding sequence ATGAAAACAATAAGAAAGATTATTTATTCAATACTCGGTCTTCGAGGTTATTTAAGGCTTATAAGCAAGGTTTATATTTGTATGATTCGATGGGGGATGTTAAAAAGCAAGTACCCTGAATTGTTTTTTCTAAAAAAAATAGTAAAAAGGGGTGATACTTGTTTGGATATAGGCGCTAATGTAGGCTATTATTCACATTTTTTATGCAAATATGCTGGTGTTGAGGGAAGAGTTTATGCCGTTGAACCTATACCCGATTTTAGGGTGGTGTTGATGAAAAATATTCCATCAAATTGCCGTAATCATTACGTTTTATTTCCTTATGCACTTGGAAGCGAAGAAAAGAAAATACAAATGGGTTTACCGGTTGTAGGTGGGGTAATTCATCACGGAATGACCCATGTGCTTGATAAAAACGAAGGACAAACGATAGCTAAAACGTTTGAAGTGGAAATGAAAGTCCCTGATAAACTGTTTAGCGATATTCAAAAATTGGATTTTGTTAAGTGCGATGTCGAAGGGTTTGAATATTATGTTTTTTCGAATATGCAAGAAACTTTCAAGAAACACAAGCCTGTTATTCAGTGTGAATTGGGTGGTGAGCAAAAGAAGGCAACACTGAATTTAATGAAATCATTGGGATATTTAGTTTATGCTTTAGATAATGACCAGTTAAAACCATTGTCCGATAGCGAGGCTTTGCAATATTCTAACGATGTGTATTTTGTGCATCATGAAAATCGTCCGAAAACTTTTTAA